In Chlorogloeopsis sp. ULAP01, a genomic segment contains:
- a CDS encoding acyl carrier protein, whose translation MHSHIHNSPISTVKRSYTPEAIQAWLVSNISEMLGIEPDEIDIREPLDSYGLDSAQGMVLASRAEKLLGFKLSLILLWHYPTIEALSKRLAEDFVDSESETFEF comes from the coding sequence ATGCACTCACATATTCATAATTCACCTATTTCAACCGTAAAACGGTCTTACACACCTGAAGCAATACAAGCCTGGTTAGTCTCTAATATTTCCGAGATGCTAGGAATTGAACCTGATGAAATAGATATTCGAGAACCTTTAGACAGTTATGGCTTGGATTCAGCACAAGGCATGGTTCTTGCAAGTAGAGCAGAAAAATTACTTGGATTTAAGTTATCTTTGATTTTATTGTGGCATTACCCTACTATTGAAGCACTGAGCAAGCGTTTAGCAGAAGACTTTGTAGATTCAGAGTCAGAGACTTTTGAATTTTGA
- a CDS encoding condensation domain-containing protein, which translates to MPYNRKLSAFEQAMEILNRRATTYNIVTICRIKGIFSEEIFRQALEVLQARHPRLNCRIVGKLNSLRFETGVIHIPVRVVEKYEHQQWQEVALEELNQKIESHKSLMRVVLVRIKTEKNLNYLITTIHHAIADGLSCIQLHSELLRYCQKIASFEPIEVAPLPVLPPIGNLLPASMQGWKGAVNIFLAISRLLFKDIWYRPKTLKFEKFLPIEARRTGLVHRTLNIEQTRQLLNACRQNQTTVHSALCAAMVFASARKITAGSKTNLGVSCWSPINIRNRLKPEVSHEHLGVLVSGDISCHTLRINTSFWDLARNRKQQMEASIAGDRVFCLPLITKFLINFLLAFPHQVFSTIGVTNIGVVNIPSNYDLFELEEISFVTGNAAFRGLCVAVLTFESKMFLNFMFSEPAISQETAEVLVDNVFTCIVEASKNKKFTFADQMIAIPEYQSTSLSKSALRTARRVSKQD; encoded by the coding sequence ATGCCTTACAACAGGAAACTTTCTGCTTTCGAGCAAGCAATGGAGATTTTGAATCGCCGTGCTACAACATACAACATAGTCACAATTTGTCGAATTAAGGGAATCTTTAGTGAGGAAATTTTCAGACAAGCTCTTGAGGTGCTACAAGCACGTCACCCTCGTCTAAACTGCCGGATTGTCGGTAAGTTAAATAGCCTACGTTTTGAAACTGGAGTTATCCATATTCCTGTACGCGTTGTGGAAAAGTATGAGCATCAACAGTGGCAAGAAGTTGCATTAGAAGAACTTAATCAAAAAATTGAGAGTCACAAAAGTTTGATGCGAGTTGTACTGGTTCGCATCAAAACAGAAAAAAACCTCAATTATTTAATTACAACAATTCATCACGCGATCGCAGACGGCTTATCATGCATTCAACTGCATTCAGAACTGTTGAGATATTGTCAAAAAATTGCATCTTTTGAACCAATAGAAGTTGCTCCTTTACCTGTACTGCCACCGATAGGAAATCTTCTTCCAGCTTCGATGCAAGGGTGGAAAGGTGCGGTAAATATATTTTTAGCAATATCAAGGCTTTTATTCAAAGATATTTGGTATCGACCAAAAACATTAAAGTTTGAAAAATTCTTACCTATTGAAGCACGTCGTACTGGTTTAGTTCACAGAACGTTGAATATAGAGCAAACCAGACAGTTGCTAAATGCTTGTAGGCAGAATCAGACTACGGTGCATTCTGCTTTATGTGCGGCGATGGTGTTTGCATCAGCCAGAAAAATTACTGCTGGTAGTAAAACAAATTTAGGTGTCAGTTGTTGGTCACCAATCAACATACGCAATCGTCTGAAACCAGAAGTTAGTCATGAGCATTTGGGTGTGCTAGTTTCTGGTGATATCTCATGTCATACCCTCAGAATAAATACATCCTTTTGGGATTTGGCTCGCAATCGAAAACAACAAATGGAAGCATCAATAGCAGGCGATCGTGTCTTCTGTTTACCACTGATCACCAAGTTTTTGATCAATTTCCTTCTCGCTTTTCCTCATCAAGTATTTTCAACAATAGGTGTCACCAATATAGGTGTAGTAAATATTCCTTCAAATTATGATTTATTTGAACTAGAAGAAATTAGTTTTGTTACTGGTAATGCCGCATTTAGGGGTTTGTGTGTTGCAGTTCTGACTTTTGAGTCAAAAATGTTTTTGAATTTCATGTTTTCTGAGCCTGCAATTAGTCAGGAAACAGCAGAAGTCCTTGTGGATAATGTCTTTACTTGTATTGTTGAGGCTAGCAAAAATAAAAAATTTACCTTTGCTGATCAAATGATTGCCATTCCTGAGTATCAATCGACTTCACTTTCAAAAAGTGCTTTAAGAACTGCTCGTCGAGTATCTAAACAAGATTGA
- a CDS encoding DUF2141 domain-containing protein yields the protein MFNKLTLFSLFLFSNLAVFNLATANPKSTVKLTVVVDGIRNQKGQICLRIYGNERGFPLSDTSEVKSGCVKIQGSSVKKEFNGLKPGTYAVAVVDDQNGDYNLNRDFLGIPQEGFGISKNPTVSMLKGIPKFQDASFSLKNDTTIKINMKYSLDP from the coding sequence ATGTTCAATAAATTAACTCTCTTTAGTCTTTTTCTGTTTTCTAACTTAGCAGTTTTTAACTTGGCAACAGCTAATCCAAAATCTACTGTAAAATTAACTGTTGTAGTCGATGGTATCCGTAATCAAAAAGGACAGATTTGCTTGAGAATATATGGTAATGAACGCGGATTTCCTTTAAGCGATACTAGTGAAGTAAAAAGTGGCTGCGTTAAAATTCAAGGAAGTTCTGTAAAAAAGGAATTCAACGGACTAAAGCCAGGAACTTATGCTGTCGCTGTAGTAGACGATCAAAATGGAGATTACAATTTAAACAGAGATTTTTTAGGTATTCCTCAAGAAGGTTTTGGTATTTCCAAAAATCCAACTGTATCAATGCTAAAGGGAATACCAAAATTTCAAGATGCTAGTTTTTCATTAAAAAACGATACAACGATTAAAATTAATATGAAATATTCACTTGATCCATAA
- a CDS encoding SDR family NAD(P)-dependent oxidoreductase: MTIIANKTVLLTGASRGLGVHIAHALAKEQATIIGISRSKTGLNKTRDEVKSLGGKFIGFTFDITNVEQLSVLIQHINNTVSPVDILINNTGVEIYQSFANYSLKDLQSVLTTNLLAAMELTRLLLPTMLERNSGHIVNISSLAGKKGVPYNSIYSASKAGLIMWTDSLRQELASTGINFSAICPGYISETGMTVDSGLPIPTLAGTSKPEEVAKAVIKAIQKNKAEVIINESAIAEFLTKVMFGIGQVAPQFVDAVYRWIAVARLNQMRAENFAKNQYNRA, from the coding sequence ATGACAATTATCGCAAATAAAACAGTACTTTTAACTGGTGCCTCACGCGGTCTAGGAGTTCATATAGCCCATGCCTTAGCAAAAGAGCAAGCAACCATAATTGGTATTTCTCGCTCCAAGACTGGGCTGAATAAAACACGTGATGAAGTCAAATCTTTAGGTGGTAAATTTATTGGTTTTACTTTTGATATCACAAACGTTGAACAGTTATCAGTGCTAATACAGCATATTAATAACACAGTCAGCCCAGTTGATATTTTAATTAATAATACTGGAGTAGAAATTTATCAATCTTTCGCCAATTATTCTCTGAAGGATCTCCAATCAGTATTGACAACGAATCTACTAGCTGCAATGGAATTAACCCGTTTGTTATTGCCAACTATGTTGGAGCGGAATAGTGGTCATATTGTTAATATTTCTTCTTTAGCTGGTAAAAAAGGAGTTCCTTACAACAGTATCTACTCAGCAAGCAAAGCTGGTTTGATTATGTGGACTGATTCTCTACGCCAGGAATTAGCTAGCACTGGTATAAATTTCTCAGCAATATGTCCAGGATATATCTCTGAAACAGGGATGACTGTTGATAGTGGCTTGCCTATTCCCACATTAGCGGGTACGTCAAAACCAGAAGAAGTAGCAAAAGCAGTCATTAAAGCTATTCAGAAAAACAAAGCCGAAGTAATTATCAATGAAAGTGCGATCGCAGAATTTTTGACCAAAGTAATGTTTGGTATTGGACAAGTTGCCCCACAATTTGTAGATGCGGTTTACCGTTGGATTGCTGTAGCTAGACTTAACCAAATGCGTGCAGAAAATTTTGCAAAAAATCAATATAACCGTGCTTGA
- a CDS encoding condensation domain-containing protein yields the protein MLYDRKLSPLEQVIEVVNRRASAYNIVTTCRIKGIFSEVILRQALEVLQARHPRLNCRIVGKLNSLRFETGVIHIPVRVVEKYEHQQWQEVALEELNQKIESHKSLMRVVLVQIKTEKNLNYLITTIHHAIADGLSCIQLHSELLRYCQKIASFEPIEVATLPVLPSIEKLLPTSMQGWKGALNIFSTVCRHLVTEIWYRPKTLKFEQFVPIESRCSGMVHRTLNTEQTGQLINACRQNQTTVHTALCAAMLFAAGRKITGGKKTNLNVSCWSNINLRNRLKPEISDHHLGVLVSGDISCHTLRTNTSFWDLARNSRQQIKATLESDRIFCSALLIKLFTDFLLAYPRQMFGTVGVTNIGRVDIPSDYGLFELEEISFVPAWGAFGGLCVAVLTFESKMFLNFMFSEPAISQEVAEILADNVLACIVKASNNKKFTFADQMSAISPYHSASSSRSTFAHQVSKRYK from the coding sequence ATGTTATATGACAGAAAACTTTCTCCTTTAGAGCAAGTTATAGAAGTAGTTAATCGTCGTGCTAGCGCATACAACATAGTTACGACTTGTCGAATTAAGGGAATCTTTAGTGAAGTAATTCTCAGACAAGCTCTTGAGGTGCTACAAGCACGTCACCCTCGTCTAAACTGCCGGATTGTCGGTAAGTTAAATAGTCTGCGTTTTGAAACTGGAGTTATCCATATTCCTGTACGCGTTGTGGAAAAGTATGAGCATCAACAGTGGCAAGAAGTTGCATTAGAAGAACTCAATCAAAAAATTGAGAGTCACAAAAGTTTGATGCGGGTTGTCCTGGTTCAGATCAAAACAGAAAAAAACCTCAATTATTTAATTACAACAATTCATCACGCGATCGCAGACGGCTTATCATGCATTCAACTGCATTCAGAACTGTTGAGATATTGTCAAAAAATTGCATCTTTTGAACCAATAGAAGTTGCCACTTTACCTGTACTGCCATCGATAGAAAAGCTTCTGCCAACTTCGATGCAAGGATGGAAAGGTGCATTAAATATATTCTCAACCGTATGCAGGCATTTGGTAACAGAGATTTGGTATCGACCAAAAACTTTAAAATTTGAACAATTCGTACCTATAGAATCGCGCTGTTCTGGCATGGTTCACAGAACGCTCAATACAGAGCAAACCGGACAGTTAATAAATGCTTGTAGACAAAATCAGACAACTGTACATACTGCTTTATGTGCGGCGATGTTGTTTGCAGCAGGTAGAAAAATCACTGGTGGCAAGAAAACAAATTTAAACGTCAGCTGTTGGTCAAATATTAATCTGCGTAATCGTCTCAAACCAGAGATTAGCGATCACCACTTGGGTGTATTGGTTTCTGGTGACATCTCATGCCATACCCTCAGAACAAATACATCCTTTTGGGATTTAGCTCGTAACAGCAGACAACAAATAAAAGCAACTCTAGAAAGCGATCGCATCTTCTGTTCAGCGTTGTTAATTAAGCTGTTTACCGATTTTCTTCTCGCTTACCCTCGTCAGATGTTTGGCACAGTAGGTGTCACCAATATAGGTAGAGTCGATATTCCTTCAGATTATGGCTTATTTGAACTAGAAGAAATTAGCTTTGTTCCTGCATGGGGAGCATTTGGAGGTTTGTGTGTTGCAGTTCTGACTTTTGAGTCAAAAATGTTTTTGAATTTCATGTTTTCTGAACCTGCTATCAGTCAGGAAGTTGCGGAAATTCTTGCAGATAATGTCCTTGCCTGTATTGTTAAGGCTAGCAACAACAAAAAATTTACTTTTGCCGATCAAATGAGTGCGATCTCACCCTATCATTCAGCCTCATCTTCTAGAAGTACTTTTGCTCATCAAGTCTCTAAACGCTATAAGTAA
- a CDS encoding polysaccharide pyruvyl transferase family protein — MMNEKKNINLRGFYNLNNFGDDLLLISILEFLTKELGFTSKNVNIYIEKKSESLAEIKFDSQIKLQYSIEFPDVVRQRLNRIFEKIHLPLKVPPPHEIGKNMFEEGASKKLQFLGYCIFAFLNLIIIVIDLILYKFFRKALFLTVYFSFVENLDLIHYIGGGYFTDKWRLSLIAEFFNIFLAKTLNPGLKIIGTGLGLGPFNNNLARKMFNFIAKRFDYLFVRENESLELLEDLNVDIYKKVLGDDVILLLPYLENLKNQANINQQNYNNIIALNLKNFPDHDYSLIKENLENYMKLIENQNSKIEYFCFGRKPGPDDRNLIEIFDKYFYENLVIHDPYEDGWTSFLEKLAKADVGLGFAYHFNVILTLLSIPTISVYSGEYYRQKITGVMKLLSKDSIVWSIDKLAVENLVEGLDFAKVLKQGLVEDKVKHLYQEMTSEYLSAYKSLLNNIPLVSLSGVSK; from the coding sequence ATGATGAATGAAAAGAAAAACATCAATTTGAGAGGATTTTATAATTTAAACAATTTTGGTGATGACTTACTTCTTATTTCAATCCTAGAGTTTTTAACTAAAGAATTAGGATTTACAAGTAAAAACGTAAATATTTACATAGAGAAGAAGAGCGAATCATTAGCAGAAATTAAATTTGATAGCCAAATAAAATTACAATACTCTATAGAGTTTCCAGATGTAGTTCGTCAACGCCTAAATCGAATATTTGAAAAAATTCATTTGCCTCTAAAAGTTCCACCTCCGCATGAAATTGGCAAAAATATGTTTGAAGAAGGAGCATCAAAAAAACTACAATTTTTAGGTTATTGTATATTTGCTTTTCTTAATTTAATTATTATCGTTATAGATTTAATATTGTATAAATTTTTCCGGAAAGCTTTATTTCTTACAGTCTATTTTAGCTTTGTAGAAAATCTAGATTTAATTCATTACATAGGAGGAGGTTACTTTACCGATAAATGGCGATTGTCTCTTATTGCTGAATTTTTTAATATCTTTTTAGCAAAAACGTTAAATCCTGGTTTAAAAATTATTGGTACGGGATTAGGTTTAGGACCTTTTAATAATAACCTAGCTCGAAAAATGTTCAATTTTATCGCTAAAAGATTTGATTATTTATTTGTTAGAGAGAATGAGTCTTTGGAGCTACTTGAGGATTTAAATGTTGATATATATAAAAAAGTACTGGGTGATGACGTTATCCTACTTTTACCTTATCTTGAAAATTTGAAAAATCAAGCTAATATAAATCAGCAAAATTATAACAATATAATTGCGCTTAATCTTAAAAATTTTCCCGATCATGATTATTCATTAATAAAGGAAAATCTGGAAAATTATATGAAATTAATAGAAAATCAAAATTCTAAAATTGAATATTTTTGCTTTGGGAGAAAACCAGGACCTGATGATCGCAATTTAATAGAAATATTTGATAAATATTTCTATGAGAATTTAGTTATTCACGATCCTTATGAAGATGGATGGACTAGTTTTCTTGAAAAATTGGCAAAAGCCGATGTAGGGTTAGGTTTTGCATATCATTTCAATGTTATTTTGACTTTGTTGAGTATTCCTACGATCAGTGTTTATTCGGGAGAGTACTATCGGCAAAAAATAACAGGGGTTATGAAACTACTGAGTAAGGACTCAATAGTTTGGTCAATTGATAAATTGGCAGTGGAAAATTTAGTTGAAGGTTTGGATTTTGCAAAGGTTTTAAAGCAAGGCCTCGTAGAAGACAAAGTAAAACATCTATATCAAGAGATGACATCAGAATACTTGAGTGCATATAAAAGTTTACTGAATAACATCCCTCTTGTGTCACTTTCCGGGGTAAGCAAGTAG
- a CDS encoding methyltransferase domain-containing protein, with protein MFNGKGKFLDVSGGYGLLTRLMRDIGFDCYTTDKYCQNLFAKAFEPTDKFEADALFAFEVLEHIENPLKFLSKIFMKSGCKTLIFST; from the coding sequence ATGTTCAACGGCAAAGGTAAATTCTTGGATGTATCTGGTGGTTATGGTCTATTAACCAGGTTAATGCGAGATATTGGGTTTGATTGTTATACAACCGATAAATACTGTCAGAACCTATTTGCGAAAGCCTTTGAACCAACCGATAAATTCGAGGCAGATGCTCTATTTGCTTTTGAAGTACTCGAACATATTGAAAATCCTCTCAAATTCTTAAGTAAAATATTCATGAAATCTGGCTGCAAAACGCTGATTTTCAGCACTTAA
- a CDS encoding glycosyltransferase family 1 protein — MKIGYWLGDLSIHNGGIAPYSWRLLEILLSQSKFQELNILVLCSAELEKNCLDLINKYQAKAKPYLIPYKSSFIGIAISQLANLLSQLLVKLNISNQGVKYIDPLFLWFASLDIDLLHVPYQVPPYYNLPYPLTVTMHDVQELHYPEFFTPQERVWRAEHYWKSLEKSSAIIVSFNHVKQDLIKYFRLDDNKIHISPLPYQKMYLQPPTSEEQLIYQNKYAKWDSFLLYPAQTWQHKNHLSLIKAVEYIKENFGRLIHILCTGKKNSRFFPVIENYLEKSDVADQIHFLDIVPETELYWLYKNCSLVVIPTLYEAGCLPLLEAMSLETPVICSSVTSIPEIIDDSRFIFNPLDINQIANLILQMLDNSELRTDNIVNSGKRISELHQIDSAAELIKVYQKVLSP; from the coding sequence ATGAAAATAGGTTATTGGTTAGGCGATTTAAGTATACATAATGGTGGCATTGCTCCCTACAGTTGGCGTCTTCTTGAAATTTTGTTAAGTCAAAGTAAATTTCAAGAACTTAATATTCTAGTTTTATGCTCTGCTGAACTAGAGAAAAATTGTCTTGATCTGATTAACAAATATCAAGCTAAAGCAAAGCCATATTTAATTCCATACAAATCTAGTTTTATTGGGATAGCAATTAGTCAATTGGCTAACCTTCTCTCTCAATTATTAGTCAAATTAAATATTTCTAATCAAGGAGTTAAGTATATTGACCCCTTGTTTCTCTGGTTTGCATCCTTAGATATTGACTTACTTCATGTGCCTTATCAGGTTCCACCATACTATAATTTACCCTATCCATTGACTGTAACTATGCATGATGTTCAGGAATTACACTATCCTGAATTTTTTACTCCTCAAGAGCGGGTTTGGAGGGCAGAGCATTATTGGAAATCACTTGAAAAATCTAGTGCTATTATTGTTTCTTTTAACCATGTAAAGCAAGATCTGATTAAATACTTCCGGCTAGATGATAATAAAATCCATATTTCTCCCCTACCTTATCAAAAAATGTATCTGCAGCCTCCCACTTCTGAAGAACAGTTAATCTATCAGAATAAATATGCTAAATGGGATAGTTTTTTACTTTATCCTGCCCAAACTTGGCAACATAAAAATCATTTATCCTTAATTAAAGCAGTAGAATACATTAAAGAAAATTTTGGTAGATTGATACACATTTTATGCACTGGAAAGAAAAACTCAAGATTTTTTCCAGTGATAGAAAATTATTTAGAAAAATCTGATGTTGCTGACCAAATCCATTTTTTGGATATTGTGCCTGAAACTGAATTATACTGGCTATACAAAAACTGTTCGTTAGTTGTAATCCCAACATTATATGAAGCGGGGTGCTTGCCGCTTCTAGAAGCTATGTCTTTGGAAACTCCAGTTATATGTTCTTCTGTAACTTCTATTCCCGAAATTATTGACGATTCACGTTTTATTTTTAATCCTCTTGACATTAATCAAATCGCTAACTTAATTTTACAGATGCTAGATAACTCTGAGCTTCGCACTGATAACATAGTAAATAGTGGAAAACGAATCAGTGAGCTTCATCAAATAGATTCTGCTGCTGAGTTAATAAAAGTCTATCAAAAAGTTTTATCTCCCTAA
- a CDS encoding NAD-dependent epimerase/dehydratase family protein, translating into MNLSEQTLLISGISGFIGLRTAELAIARGIKVRGLARSAEKAKKAQKLGAEIIIGSVTDPAIASKACQEVDIVLHTAGIAQESGSLKHFREVNVGGTINMAKAAKSAGVKIFTHLSSAMVYGFNYPDHVTEEGPLRGENNPLCQTKIEAEEALLQLHDLPNFGIIIIRPGDVYGPGSIPWVVRPVVMMHQKLFALINDGQGISNHVYIDNLIDAIFLAIEKEAYGEIFNITDGQNTSWKEYFTYLAKIANLPVPFSLPKEEAKLFIRVREQGQKLFRKKPDLLPETIDFLSRPYAYSIAKAQRILNYEPKIDLEEGMRRTQEWLQKTDIKQLV; encoded by the coding sequence ATGAACTTATCTGAACAAACACTTCTTATCTCAGGAATTAGTGGATTTATCGGTTTACGAACTGCCGAGCTAGCCATAGCACGAGGAATCAAAGTTCGGGGACTGGCACGTTCCGCAGAAAAAGCCAAAAAAGCTCAAAAGCTGGGTGCCGAAATTATTATTGGTAGTGTTACCGATCCTGCGATCGCTTCTAAAGCTTGTCAGGAAGTAGACATCGTTTTACATACAGCTGGTATTGCCCAAGAAAGTGGCTCATTGAAGCATTTTCGTGAGGTCAATGTTGGTGGAACTATTAACATGGCTAAAGCTGCCAAGAGCGCTGGTGTCAAAATCTTCACCCATCTCTCTAGTGCTATGGTTTACGGTTTCAACTATCCCGATCACGTAACAGAAGAAGGGCCACTACGTGGTGAGAATAATCCTTTATGCCAAACGAAAATAGAAGCCGAAGAAGCACTCTTACAACTTCATGACCTGCCAAATTTTGGAATTATTATTATTAGACCGGGAGATGTTTATGGCCCAGGAAGTATTCCCTGGGTAGTGCGACCAGTTGTGATGATGCATCAAAAATTATTTGCATTGATTAATGATGGACAGGGAATCAGCAACCATGTATATATTGACAACCTAATTGATGCTATCTTTCTTGCCATTGAAAAAGAAGCATATGGAGAAATATTTAACATAACTGATGGACAAAATACTTCTTGGAAAGAATATTTTACATATCTAGCAAAAATAGCAAATTTACCTGTACCCTTTTCTCTACCAAAAGAGGAAGCCAAATTATTTATTAGAGTACGTGAACAAGGACAAAAACTTTTTCGCAAAAAACCCGACCTTCTACCAGAAACTATAGACTTTCTCTCACGACCTTATGCATATTCTATTGCCAAGGCACAAAGAATTTTAAATTATGAACCAAAAATTGACTTAGAAGAGGGAATGCGACGCACACAGGAATGGCTACAAAAAACTGATATTAAACAATTGGTGTAA
- a CDS encoding condensation domain-containing protein: MEILNRRATTYNIVTTCRIKGIFSEEILRQALEVLQTRHPRLNCRIVGRLNSLRFETATVEIPLRVVEKREQQQWQEVALEELNQKIDSHESLLRVVLVRVQNQNNLNYLITTIHHAIADGLSCIQLHSELLSYCQKITSFEPIEVAPLPAMPPIGNLLPASMQGWKGTVNIFLAVCRHFLKKIWYRPQTLKLEKFLPIEARRTGLVHRTLNTEQTRQLLNACRQNQTTVYAALCAAMLFATARKITSGNKTNIGVSCWSTINIRNRLKPEVSNEHLSVLVSGDISFHILKINTSFWDLARNRKEQMEATIASERIFCLPLITKFLINFLLAFPYQAVSTVGITNVGIVNIPANYGLLELEEISFVTSIAAFQGLRVAVLTFESKMFLNFMFSEPAISQETVEILVNNVLTYIIEASNNQQLTFGN, encoded by the coding sequence ATGGAGATTTTGAATCGCCGTGCTACAACATATAACATAGTTACAACTTGTCGAATCAAGGGAATATTTAGTGAAGAAATTCTCAGACAAGCTCTGGAAGTACTACAAACACGCCATCCTCGTCTAAACTGCCGGATTGTAGGCAGGCTAAATAGTCTGCGCTTTGAAACCGCAACAGTTGAGATTCCTTTACGCGTTGTGGAAAAGCGTGAGCAACAACAGTGGCAAGAAGTTGCACTAGAAGAACTCAATCAAAAAATTGATAGCCACGAAAGTTTACTGCGAGTCGTATTGGTTCGAGTTCAAAATCAAAATAATCTCAATTATTTGATTACGACAATTCATCATGCGATCGCAGATGGCTTATCATGCATTCAATTGCATTCGGAACTATTAAGCTATTGTCAAAAAATTACGTCTTTTGAACCAATAGAAGTTGCTCCTTTACCTGCAATGCCACCAATAGGAAATCTTCTTCCGGCTTCGATGCAAGGTTGGAAAGGTACAGTTAATATATTTTTAGCGGTATGCAGACATTTCTTAAAAAAGATTTGGTATCGTCCACAAACTTTGAAACTTGAAAAATTTTTACCAATTGAAGCACGGCGTACAGGTTTGGTTCATAGAACTCTGAATACAGAGCAAACCAGACAGTTACTAAATGCTTGTCGGCAGAATCAAACAACAGTATATGCTGCTTTATGTGCAGCAATGTTATTTGCAACTGCCAGAAAAATTACTAGTGGTAATAAGACAAATATAGGTGTTAGTTGTTGGTCAACAATCAATATACGTAATCGTCTTAAACCAGAAGTTAGTAATGAGCATTTGAGCGTATTAGTTTCGGGTGATATTTCATTTCATATTCTCAAAATCAATACATCCTTTTGGGATTTGGCTCGGAATCGAAAAGAACAAATGGAAGCAACAATAGCAAGTGAGCGCATCTTCTGTTTACCACTAATTACTAAGTTTTTAATCAATTTTCTTCTTGCTTTCCCTTATCAGGCTGTTTCAACTGTAGGTATCACGAATGTCGGTATAGTAAATATTCCTGCAAATTATGGTTTACTTGAGCTAGAAGAAATTAGTTTTGTTACTTCCATCGCAGCATTTCAAGGTTTACGTGTTGCAGTTCTAACTTTTGAGTCAAAAATGTTTTTGAATTTCATGTTTTCTGAGCCTGCTATCAGTCAAGAAACAGTAGAAATTCTTGTGAATAATGTCCTTACCTATATTATTGAAGCCAGTAATAACCAACAATTAACCTTTGGCAATTAG
- a CDS encoding fatty acid desaturase — MKGFKIPKPAEQIIPQTKNLFKSVLFISLLVSSFTLAQMGVTAIDTYFFAHPQLMYLVVKWAFVMVFAVFNSLLLTGIGVLAHEGIHGVLFKSKFWNDLWGGTLSALVVMLPFYANRKFHLTHHRYTHQPGLDPEEKLHNHPFWYAFMMGGAIALYEHYKIVAAALFSGKWNKVFRGLKDISFVSLAVAFYFYLLPILGISPWYTVIPTFVLAPPVYSFRALCDHYAFAAAVSPAIQKSLEHEADAEDEFENLQGDRLQVDSWVILTNPFINWLWSHINYQQVHHRYPYLSHQYLPDIFEATKYEQPYAVATGFFRCLMSLKNMQYYSKPEQIKSFLLREISGNSI; from the coding sequence ATGAAGGGCTTCAAAATTCCTAAACCAGCTGAACAGATAATTCCCCAAACAAAAAATCTGTTCAAATCAGTTTTGTTCATTAGCCTGCTAGTCAGCTCTTTTACTTTAGCGCAGATGGGTGTGACTGCTATTGACACCTACTTCTTTGCTCATCCTCAACTGATGTATCTGGTTGTGAAGTGGGCATTTGTGATGGTTTTTGCAGTATTTAACAGCTTGCTGTTAACGGGTATAGGTGTGTTGGCACACGAAGGTATCCATGGGGTGCTATTCAAAAGCAAGTTTTGGAATGATTTGTGGGGTGGGACATTATCTGCTTTAGTTGTGATGCTCCCTTTTTATGCCAATCGAAAGTTTCATTTGACCCATCATCGTTATACTCATCAGCCTGGTTTAGATCCTGAGGAAAAATTGCATAATCATCCCTTTTGGTATGCATTTATGATGGGAGGAGCGATCGCTCTTTATGAACACTACAAAATAGTAGCAGCAGCTTTATTTTCAGGTAAGTGGAATAAGGTATTTCGAGGTTTAAAAGATATTAGTTTTGTGAGTTTGGCTGTAGCTTTCTATTTTTACCTGCTACCAATATTAGGGATTTCCCCTTGGTATACAGTCATTCCCACCTTTGTGTTAGCACCACCAGTATATTCATTTCGTGCCTTGTGCGATCATTATGCTTTTGCTGCTGCTGTTTCACCTGCCATACAAAAAAGCCTTGAGCACGAAGCAGACGCAGAAGATGAGTTTGAGAATCTTCAAGGCGATCGCTTACAGGTTGACAGTTGGGTAATTCTAACTAACCCTTTCATAAATTGGCTGTGGAGCCATATTAATTATCAACAGGTACATCATCGCTATCCTTATCTATCTCACCAATATCTACCTGATATTTTTGAAGCTACGAAGTACGAACAACCCTATGCAGTAGCTACAGGTTTTTTTCGTTGCTTAATGAGCTTGAAAAATATGCAATATTACTCTAAACCTGAACAAATCAAGTCTTTCTTGCTTAGAGAAATTTCTGGAAACTCGATTTAA